A single Gasterosteus aculeatus chromosome 2, fGasAcu3.hap1.1, whole genome shotgun sequence DNA region contains:
- the LOC120829648 gene encoding putative C-type lectin domain family 20 member A: MMDKLLLSIFVLSGLCPVSSHRPVRRYDFVYEPKTMIEAQRHCREKYTDLVTIRHAEDVKTLNQMVDSSKMADYDHVAWIGLYNDVASWRWSLSNASFYRPGEAQFRRWGPGEGSNNYKYYTCMYADGSWMDYPPEASFRSVCFDAGGLNETFIFINISMKWTEAQTYCRDNHTDLASVRNLAENQKIQDLVPSQGIVWIGLFRDGWKWSHGTHSSFTNWKQGEPKLSEETCVAANFSADGQWQVSHCQDMRPFICYTDVPVSKQVIKVRLQKSSSSVDLNDPVVMENMLEKLKQRLKDQGLDDHIQLSWKKQPDGKVFHKEEKKTQDEKMCPEKDEL, from the exons ATGATGGACAAACTTCTTCTGAGCATTTTCGTCCTGTCAG GGCTGTGTCCCGTCTCATCCCACCGCCCTGTACGTCGCTACGATTTTGTTTACGAGCCAAAGACCATGATTGAAGCACAGCGTCACTGCAGAGAGAAGTACACGGACTTGGTGACCATCCGCCACGCGGAGGACGTGAAGACCCTGAACCAGATGGTGGACTCAAGCAAGATGGCCGACTACGACCAT GTAGCCTGGATAGGACTGTATAATGATGTGGCCAGCTGGAGGTGGTCACTGTCAAACGCGAGTTTCTACCGACCCGGGGAGGCGCAGTTCAGACGATGGGGTCCTGGCGAAGGGTCCAACAACTATAAATactacacatgtatgtatgcagATGGGTCCTGGATGGACTACCCGCCTGAGGCTTCCTTTAGGTCCGTCTGCTTCGATGCTGGAG GTCTTAATGAGACATTTATCTTCATTAACATCTCCATGAAGTGGACTGAGGCCCAGACCTACTGCAGAGACAACCACACAGACCTGGCCAGCGTGAGGAACCTGGCAGAGAACCAGAAGATACAGGATCTGGTTCCCTCACAAGGAATAGTCTGGATCGGTCTATTCAGAGATGGATGGAAGTGGTCTCACGGGACTCACTCCTCATTTACAAACTGGAAACAAGGTGAACCGAAACTTTCTGAAGAGACTTGTGTGGCAGCAAATTTCAGTGCCGATGGACAATGGCAGGTCTCCCACTGTCAGGACATGAGACCCTTCATCTGCTACACCG ATGTGCCTGTTTCAAAGCAAGTGATCAAGGTGAGGCTGCAGAAGAGCAGCTCCTCTGTGGACCTCAATGACCCTGTGGTGATGGAGAACATGTTGGAGAAG CTCAAACAGAGGCTGAAGGACCAGGGGCTGGACGACCACATCCAACTGAGCTGGAAGAAGCAGCCGGATGGAAAAGTCTTCcacaaggaggagaagaagacacaGGACGAGAAGATGTGTCCAGAGAAAGATGAGCTTTAA